A region of the Dyadobacter sp. CECT 9275 genome:
TTCACAAGAATAATAGAACACAAGCATTTTGAGTTTGGTACACAACCCAAAACGGTCATAACCCACGAATACCCGCAGGAATGGAGCAAAGGGGCCGAGCCCTATTACCCTGTTAATGACGACAAAAATACCGAGGTATTTAATAAATATAAGGCACTTGCGGCAGAAGAAAAGGGGGTGATTTTTGGAGGAAGGCTCGCTGAGTACCGGTATTATGATATGCACCAGGTAATAGGCTCAGCGCTGAAAAAAGTAAAAGTGCATTTTGGTGAGTAAGGTTGGATTTAACAAGAAATCGGGATGTTGATGTCATATTTAAAGGTACTCTGCGGGATTTTAGTAGTAGTGATCGGGCTGCAGTCCTGTGCCACCCGGCGCCCGTTGCCCACCGTCACCAACTACCCTCTAGACCGGAAAGTGGCTCCCGCTGATCAGGGAGAATACAAAATAAAACCAGGAGACCAGCTTAGGATCAAAAACCTGAACTGGCTCTCGGACCTGGTGCCTGATCCCAGCGCAGTTCCTGGAAACAGCGGCAGCGAAGGGCTGCTTTTAAGTGTTGACGTAAACGGGCAGATCGGCATTCCGGAAATTGGCAAGCTGAGCGTAGCAGGACTTTCAGCTCAAAGAATTTCGGATACCTTATCCGTTTTATATAAAGATATCATCCGAAATCCTATTTTTGAAACTCAGGTGACCAGCCTCCGGGTGAAAGTACTCGGCGCTGTGGGGATACAGGGAATCGTGCAGCTGGATAAAGAATATCAGTCGCTTGGAGAAATCCTTGCCAAATCCGGTGGTATCAAATATACCGATGCAGGAAAAACCATTCAGATCGTAAGAGGAGAAGGCACGTCACAGCGTGTTATTCAATATGATTTTCACGAACTTGCTGATCCTCTGATCATGAATCAGCAGATTTTTGACAACGATGTCGTGTACGTGCCCCCATCACGCGATGCTGTAAGGTCAATCCGGATACAGCGGAATCTTGCTATTTTACAGCCTGTCTTTACGGCACTTAATATCACAATTCTCCTGATCAACGTTTTACGTTAATACTTACCCTAGTTTCAATTCCTATGTTATCAGCAGTTGGTACGGATCTCCACATACATCTCTTACCCGGGATCGATGACGGATCAGCATCAGTGCAGGAAAGCATGGAAATTTTAACCCGCCATTATGCCTCAGGAATCCGGCGGATTATTGCCACACCGCACATTCGCTCCGACTTCTTCCTGAATTCGCGGCAAACCATACTCCCCGCATTTGAAAAGATCCGGGCCGAAGCCAATATCCGTTATCCCGACCTTTCACTGGGTTACGCCGCCGAATATTTTGCTGACGATTACTTTGTGATGCTGCTGGAAACAGACGATCTATTACCACTATTTGATGAATATGTGTTGGTGGAAACGTCCATGCGTACCGAACAGCCTTATTTCAGGGATATCCTCAGACTGATGATTGACAAAGGATGGAAGCCCGTGATTGCCCACCCGGAGAGATACCGCCCCTGGTGGTCCAACAGAAAAATATATGACGAGCTATTTGAGATGGGCGTTATTTTCCAGGTAAATCTGCTTTCACTGGCTGGCAAATATGGCCCCAGGGAACAGGAAATGGCAGAACTTTTAATACAACAGGGCAAGATAAAAGCCATAGGCAGTGATCTTCATCGCACGGTTCAGTACGATGATATTTTAAAAGCCACACAAAATCCTTATTTTTCTGAATTATCTTCACAACCGCTCTTAAACCGGAATGAGATCTGAATTTTAAAATGGCGAACACCAGCGCAGATAACGCATTTTTCGAAAGGCTTTTAAGTAATTCCGAATCCATTGATTTTAAAAAACTTTTTAAAGTTTTTCTTAGCCGCTGGTATTGGATTATTGGCTCCCTGGGGCTATTCGGTGTGTTGTGTTTCCTTTATTTAAAATTTGCCGTACCTCAGTTTGTAGCATCGGTCACCGTCAAGTACCTTGAGAAACAATCCGAACTGGATGAGTTTAGCAGCTCCAAGCCCACCTATATATTCAACTCCGCCACGACCGATTACCTGACGGAAAAATTTAATGTCAGATCACAGGAGGTTGTCGAAAATGCACTGTATAAGCTCAACAACCCCTTCACTTTTTTCCGGGTAAAAGATTTCAGGAAAATAGACGTTTATCCTTCAAAGCCCTTGGATCTGGAAGTGATCAGCTTTGACCCTGATACTTACGAGAACGGCGTTTTTTCCATCACCGAAAATCTCGGACTGGTTTACAGGCTTGAAGAGAGAGAAGTAACACTCCCCTTGCGTCTGGGAGCCATTGTTACAGTGCCTGGCCTTAGCTTTAAAATTAAAGAGATCAGCACCGCCAAGGGATATGAATTTGATTTTGTGCACAATGAAATTGCCCGGCAGGCCGAAAATTTCATAGGCCGGATTGGTATGGAGGAAGTGGAAGAAGCCATGCCGGTTATGAATATGTCCTTTCGACATCATAGCGCCGCATTTACAAAGGATTTTCTAGAAAAACTTATTGAAGCCTACCGGGAGTTTGATTTAAGACAAAAACAAAAATCCTCCGATCTTACCATCAAATTCATAAACGATCAGTTGGGTATTTATTCCGATTCCCTTAAAGTTGCCGCCCGGGATCTGGAATTATTCAAAAAACAAAACCAAGTGCTGGACATCAGCTCGTCGGCCAATGAGATCACAGGAAAACTCCGGGAACTGGAACAGGAAAAACAGAAACTGGAAATTCAGAGAGCTTATATTTCGATACTTGAAAAAAGCCTGGGCACCACCTTTGAACCGGTAAATTATCTGTCGGTGGGCCTGGATGCAGGTAGCGACGGAATCCTGATATCACTGCTAGAGAGATTTAACGAGCTCATTACCAAGCGAAAAGATCTACTTCTCAAATACAGCCCCAATGCGCAGGCCGTCAAAAATATTGATGAAGAACTAAACAAATTCAGAACGCAGATTCTTGACAACATATCGCTTCAGAAACAGAAGATAGGTGGCATGGATAAGATCATGACCTCCAGTATATCGACTTTTCAGAAACGGTTTAACCAGATTCCCGGACTGGAAAAAAATTATCTCTATCTGCAGAGCAACTTTGAAGTAAACAAGAATATTTACTCGCTGCTGCTCAATAAGGAAATAGAATCGTCTATCGTCCGCGCCGGGATGCTCCCATCTTTTGTGGTGATCACCCGTCCTGACATCGACAAAGTTTCGCCCAAATCCATCCAAATAATCATTCTGGCGATATTTTTCGGATTATCTTTTGGGATTGGCTCTATATTGCTGGCCCGGTTTACCAATGGGAAATTTACAGAAATTGGAAATGTGGAAGCCCATCCAAAAGTAACGCTGCTGGGAGTTGTACAGCATTTCCCGGAAAAAGTGACAAACACGTCAAAAGACCTTAACCTGCTGCTTTCGGATCGAAGCATATTCACCGAATCGCTGAGTTCTATACGTACCAAGCTCAGTTTTGCGGGTAGCAATTTAGAAAAGCGGGAGGGCAAATCGGGTAAGCAACTGCTGATTACCTCTGAAAAGTCTGGGGAAGGGAAGTCCTTCGTGACCATTAATCTTGCGCTTTCCCTGACAAAAACCGGAAAGAAGGTTATTGTGATCGGGGCCGATTTACGGAAATCGAAACTACACCATTACTTTGATGACAGGAATAAAAATGGCCTGAGCGAGTACCTCCAGGAAAAGGAAAAAGACATCAACGTTACCATCCGGCATTCTTCAGTTCCCAACCTGGATTATATCGTATCAGGAATACCTCCTTTTAACCCGGGTGAACTGCTTCAGACACCCCTTTTTGAAGAATTGTTAAAATATTGCCGCCAAAATTATGATTAC
Encoded here:
- a CDS encoding GumC family protein — translated: MANTSADNAFFERLLSNSESIDFKKLFKVFLSRWYWIIGSLGLFGVLCFLYLKFAVPQFVASVTVKYLEKQSELDEFSSSKPTYIFNSATTDYLTEKFNVRSQEVVENALYKLNNPFTFFRVKDFRKIDVYPSKPLDLEVISFDPDTYENGVFSITENLGLVYRLEEREVTLPLRLGAIVTVPGLSFKIKEISTAKGYEFDFVHNEIARQAENFIGRIGMEEVEEAMPVMNMSFRHHSAAFTKDFLEKLIEAYREFDLRQKQKSSDLTIKFINDQLGIYSDSLKVAARDLELFKKQNQVLDISSSANEITGKLRELEQEKQKLEIQRAYISILEKSLGTTFEPVNYLSVGLDAGSDGILISLLERFNELITKRKDLLLKYSPNAQAVKNIDEELNKFRTQILDNISLQKQKIGGMDKIMTSSISTFQKRFNQIPGLEKNYLYLQSNFEVNKNIYSLLLNKEIESSIVRAGMLPSFVVITRPDIDKVSPKSIQIIILAIFFGLSFGIGSILLARFTNGKFTEIGNVEAHPKVTLLGVVQHFPEKVTNTSKDLNLLLSDRSIFTESLSSIRTKLSFAGSNLEKREGKSGKQLLITSEKSGEGKSFVTINLALSLTKTGKKVIVIGADLRKSKLHHYFDDRNKNGLSEYLQEKEKDINVTIRHSSVPNLDYIVSGIPPFNPGELLQTPLFEELLKYCRQNYDYVLLDTAPAGLVADNIPLLTTSDHVLFIIRWLYSEKDSYRLAGQLADDYNVKDVKIIINDFYADALHTSITSGSGYSSGYNQYRYDYSYRDNGYYTEKPRNLIKRIFNLR
- a CDS encoding polysaccharide biosynthesis/export family protein — its product is MSYLKVLCGILVVVIGLQSCATRRPLPTVTNYPLDRKVAPADQGEYKIKPGDQLRIKNLNWLSDLVPDPSAVPGNSGSEGLLLSVDVNGQIGIPEIGKLSVAGLSAQRISDTLSVLYKDIIRNPIFETQVTSLRVKVLGAVGIQGIVQLDKEYQSLGEILAKSGGIKYTDAGKTIQIVRGEGTSQRVIQYDFHELADPLIMNQQIFDNDVVYVPPSRDAVRSIRIQRNLAILQPVFTALNITILLINVLR
- a CDS encoding tyrosine-protein phosphatase, which produces MLSAVGTDLHIHLLPGIDDGSASVQESMEILTRHYASGIRRIIATPHIRSDFFLNSRQTILPAFEKIRAEANIRYPDLSLGYAAEYFADDYFVMLLETDDLLPLFDEYVLVETSMRTEQPYFRDILRLMIDKGWKPVIAHPERYRPWWSNRKIYDELFEMGVIFQVNLLSLAGKYGPREQEMAELLIQQGKIKAIGSDLHRTVQYDDILKATQNPYFSELSSQPLLNRNEI